CCGGGCAACAAGGTTGTACTTCGGCAGTCCACCTGGGGCTGACGACAACAAGGACGAGCACATGGGACTTTTCAATTTCTGGAAGAAATCCGGCAAGACGATCTCCGACGACGAGGAACGCGCACCGACGGCGGTTGCACTCCAGAAGGAAGTGTCAGACCTGGGGCTTGATACCAAAGGCGCCGAGATCACCGTCGAAGGTGACAAGGTCACGATCTCCGGCGGCAGCATGAACGCGGAAGAACGCGAAAAGGTCATTCTGGCCGTGGGCAACGTGGTGGGCGTGGCCGAAGTCGAGGACGATCTGACGCAAGAGGCCATGTTCCACACGGTCGAGAAGGGCGACACCCTGTCAGGTATCGCCAAGAAGACACTGGGCAATGCAAACCGCTACGGCGAGATCTTCGAGGCCAACAAGCCGATGCTGAGCCACCCCGACAAGATCTACCCCGGGCAGGTGTTGCGCATCCCGGGCGGAAAGACGGCCTAGTGTCGCGCTGAACCGGACCGTTCTCGTGAGGGGGTGAGGCCGGTTTGCGGCCCCACCCTTTGCGATCGGCGAAGCGGGGCGGTGTCATCGACGGAAATCTGCGGGGTTTGTCAGAAACTTGGCCCCGGCGGTCGCTACGCCGGGCCCGGGCCGGAAATCGACCACGCCCGCCGCACGAGGCGGGCGGGGCGATCAGCCGCCGGTGCTGGTGCGGCCGGTGGCGGCGCCGCCGAAGCCGCCGCGCGAGGCGACGGTCGCCTTGGTCATCGGGGCCTTGCCGATCGTGGAGGGGGCCTTGGCGAAATGCGACGGGGCCAGCTTTCCCTGACCCGAGTTGGTCTGGTAGGTGCTGGAGCCGGTGGCATTGGTGAACTTGCCGTCCGGCGTCTTGTAAAGCGGCTGCACCGCCGCAGGGGCGGCTCCGCGCGCCAGCATGTTGCCGATCAGGTAGCCCGCCAGCAGCGGCATGAAGATGCTGCCCCCGCCCGATGCGCCGGTGACCTGCGCTTCGTCGCCGCATTCGCCAACCCCGTGCTGTTCTTCGCAGACCTCAAGGCTGTCGTAGCGCGGGGCACTTTCGGCCTGCAACTGCTGCGCGGCGGCAAAGGCCGTGTC
This DNA window, taken from Paracoccaceae bacterium Fryx2, encodes the following:
- the lysM gene encoding peptidoglycan-binding protein LysM, giving the protein MGLFNFWKKSGKTISDDEERAPTAVALQKEVSDLGLDTKGAEITVEGDKVTISGGSMNAEEREKVILAVGNVVGVAEVEDDLTQEAMFHTVEKGDTLSGIAKKTLGNANRYGEIFEANKPMLSHPDKIYPGQVLRIPGGKTA
- a CDS encoding DUF1190 domain-containing protein — translated: MTKRSRTVALFILGAAAFALAGCREEEIDAQAFPDAQSCKNAANATGAFSSSDCDTAFAAAQQLQAESAPRYDSLEVCEEQHGVGECGDEAQVTGASGGGSIFMPLLAGYLIGNMLARGAAPAAVQPLYKTPDGKFTNATGSSTYQTNSGQGKLAPSHFAKAPSTIGKAPMTKATVASRGGFGGAATGRTSTGG